DNA sequence from the Daphnia carinata strain CSIRO-1 chromosome 8, CSIRO_AGI_Dcar_HiC_V3, whole genome shotgun sequence genome:
AGCATACCCGCAACGCCGTCCCGGGAGGCTATTTCACTCGTTTACCCATACAGTTCCATCCAACCAAAATTGGTTTTCATTCAGGAAGCGTTTTGCTTGATGTTGGACAACATGGGCAAACTATAACCATTTCACTTAAAGGGGATGCCTTCTAAATGTGGCAGATTATATGTTTACGCGCTGGAAATGTTTCGTTATGCACATAAGccttttctattctttttataCACATATTctagtttttttattatgcaAATCATTCTGCGTCTAATTTCTGATTTCATATTTAAACGCCACATACCtatcgaaaatgaaatgattaaaTGGGAAACTTTGAGAATTTATTCCGTTTTAAGGCCACTTATAGACTGAATTaaacaggcaaaaaaagacatttatAAATAACTAACTGGTTTAAAAACGTGACAATGAACGATTGAATGGACAGATATTGGAACGTCGAAATCGAAAGAGGAAAACACCGAGCAAAGcaaaacctattttttttttgtgactttGCGGTTTGTTTTATCACCATTATCCGCAGGCAAATCCAACCGCAATTCGCGATAGTCCGCCTACATTGTAAAACCAAATGAGATAAATTGTGTGAGATAAAAAAATCGATACAATTGTAGCAAATAAACGTATACCAGTTGCTCATCATCGGGGACTCTGCTAAGGAAATCGATAGCTTCGTTGTTGGGAATGCTATGAGGACGCAATAGCTTGCGCGTGAACTTGTTAATACCCCAGCACAAAATGAGATATCTTAAAGGAACGGCATAAAGTAAAACACATGATGCTATCAACAAAAGTATAGCCAAGTAGGAGAGGAAGGGAACACTGAAATTGAAGGTGctatattgaaaaaaaaaaaaaaattagtattttttatttctacagGATATTTGTTGGCATACTTTTTGACGCTTTCAAATAGCGAAGCTAAGTAGCCAATAGAATTCTGGACGGTTAAAGTTGCTTCCTGGATAGATTGCAGTTTTTCCTTgaggctttttctttcctcctgaAACAACCACGCGTTTTTCTTCTAGCATCGCacatcaaaaaaaatttaggaaCTATCAAATACCTTATTCTTCTCGTCGAcgtcatcatcgtcttcaTCACCTGAAGCGTAATCGCTCTCATGGTATTCGCTAAGGTAGGCATGGGTAAACGATCGGATCTAGATACAGGATTTTAGGTAAAAGGTTTCAACAGCATTGAATTTGGTTGTGCTAAAATATtcgaaaatagaaaacttACCAAAAAATTgcgaaggaaaaagagaagcaaCATTAAAGGGATAACGTATGGCTCGAAATGCCACGTAACGACTAGAAAGACAGCAAATCCAACGCAACTGCGCGTGTTAGATTCCCATTCCCAGATGCTCCTGTAAAATAATGAAATCCGGAAATATGTTGACTAAACGGGTAACAACTACAGGCAAAATCAGTTTTCTATTTGCAGTGAAGAGTAAAGATACTGGGAAGGAACGGACTCGATATATTTGCCGATTTCGATGATATCCATGACGACGGCCTTGACTCGTATCACATTACGGACGAACGTATGGCGGTTGAACTTGACTTCTGGCTCaatatactttttttctttcggctgCAATGTTTGAATAGTTGCTCGAATCTTTTGAATCAATCAAGGAAATTGGAAGTCATTAATTTTGATCACGTCAGCAATATCATTCATCGATATACTTCATTCCAGACGACGTTGAGTTCTAGTAAAATTTGCGGATTGTTGCCCTTGGCCCTGGCACGTAACTTACGGTCTTTTAGGGCGTACCACCTCTTTTGTCCGTTAGCTACGCGTAATAAAGGTATCACAACAGCACCCAGAAATTCAAATCTATGATCCCTGTCTTCGTCGTACACCGTGACTTGCAAAACAGAATTGATGTCCTTTACGTTACTGAAATCATTTGCAATTCCCATAGTTATTCAAATCAAATTCgctaataagaaaaaaaaaaaacaaccaagtACTTACAAAGTAAATATTTTGTTCCATGAAGGGTTTAAAGTTTTGTACTCTGTTTGTGTCTGCAACCTTGAATTGACTAGCTGGAGCACACAAAACGGATCGGATTTACCACCGATATCGGCGGATGCTAATCCAGTTGCACGGAAGACTTTCACGCTCAGATGTCCCACGTCTCGCAAATTGTGAAGCGTTTTCCAGAGACTCTATCGTATGACGTTACAACGTTAAATATTAAATCATGAGAAAAAATGGTAAGTTTGGAAAGACGACGTACATAGCGTTTCTGTATAATCTCCGCTTCTTTAGAATGTTCAGCAAGTTGATGCGTCGATAAATCGGATATAGTCTCTGAGGCAGTAGTGCCACTGATGGTGATCAAAAGCGACAAGATTCCGGAACCTCCGTGCTGGAATTCACAGTTCAGTGAATGCGTTCGTTCCCCTTCAATGCTCCCCAAATCGAGGACGGCCCTGGAAGGTTAAACGTATGACAGCGCAATCTATATAGCGAAACATTCAATCCCATAACTGACGTACCTCGCAATCGATTCATCTCTTCCAAGAGAACCTTTCCATTCTTTCTCGTGCAGGTTTATTTCAAGGAAATGAGACTGATCTTCGTACAGATGGAAATCGAATTGCTCAAGCCAAGTGACGCTCGTGTTGGAACTCCGCGTCACTGACTTCGTCTtgtatttttcgtttgctAACCTATTGAAGATGTAACGCAATTTGTTGAGCCAAGCGCTGGAAAATCTACCGAAGCTCAAATCTTACCGCAAACGGAGGTAAGGTTTGCACAATAGTTCACCGTCTTTGTCAGTTAAATGTCGTCCTTCAATGATGAGTATGTTAACGATTGATGACCAGATTTgcacttttagttttttagaTTGATCACCAATTTTGGGAGGAGATCTctattacgaaaaaaaaaataattaacaaaCTATGTGTGTTAATCGGTTTTGCTGAATGCAGTAGCTCATGCAGTGACTGAAAAAATCTCAACAAAATACCTGATCGCCATCGTCTTCTGAGATTTTTGGATAAAGACCTATGGACAAATCAATGATGCCCTGACGGCCGTCAGTGTCATCCGCGAAGAGATCCAATGAGTATAAATTTACTCTGTTTAGTAAGTAAAATAGCATCAGTTAGTGTCTGTACATGAATGAAAAGGGATGGTAAATTTACTTGTTTAGTTCGAGCTGGTTCAAGTCAAATGTAGCTGCTCCCAGAAAATCATCTTGCAAACCCCAATCGTAATCAAAGACCTTTggcaattaaaataaatgaaaatctCGATTGTTGAGCTTCAATTCATTGATTAATTACCCGGATATGTAATGGAGTATTTAAATCATCTAAATGGGCATAGAAATCTTCTTCCCAAATGGGATTTAAATCACGATAGACAGTTTTAGAACGATGAATGACTTTGTTGCCCAGCTTGAATTTGACATAGGGATCACTCGTGCCTACATTTCGATAATGCATTTTATCGTCCAATTTGAAAGATTTACATAGCACTTGCTTACCACACGAATCCTTGGCTGCCAAATTGCGTCCCTGCTTCAGAATGACATGAAGGCGAAAAGGACCCACCGGCTGGATCGATCCGGATTGCTGCAACGACAATAGCGGTGGTAAAGACGATACGGACATGGCAGGCATTGGTGACACCATCTTGAAAACGGAGAAATTGAttatctttttcctttttttttttttgatcgaatGAAAACACACGTGACAAAACCATCTCGCCGGACCAACCTTACAAAAACATATGTAAGCAACattgcaataaaaacaacaaaagttttctttgaatttctagGAAATGGATGTGCTCGTACTTTCGCTGCCCTACAGAATCTTTGTTACGCTTTAGGGCGTCCGCAATTACACGTGAAGCTTCAAAATTTAACTCGTGGAATTCCCAGGAACTTTAAAAGTTTCAAACACAATTCTTTACTAATTTACATGTTCCTCCTCATTGTTAATGCAAGAGACGTGCAACACGAACTTCAGTCAAGTAGTCTGTCAAGCTAGACACTATTTTCAAACGTTGTTAGTAAAATGTGAATGTCAGAGTAGCAAAAGAAACGCGACTTAAGAGATTACAGCTTGTAAACACATCGTCACATAAAGGCGTGTAGGCGATTACTCAAGACCACAGAACAGTTAAATGGTATTCCCTTTTTCCGCTTGTACAAACCCGGCTTACCAAATGAGTTTCTGATTGTTGTGGCTAGAATATCCCTTTTGAGCAAGTGAAGCTGAAAATCCATTACTCGTTACTGCCATTCCGATTGTCCAGCGTGAAGATGAAAGAGATCCTTGTTTCTCACATCTGTGGTGGCtgcaacgttttttttttttttggccccaACTCAGTCTGCTCAGTGCCGTTGCCAAATGTTTCCCCCCTGTACTTCTCAAACACGGTTGCGCTAATAACCGATTTCCAGGAAATGTGGCAAACTAGGACACTAATGCTAAGCCCCACCCTGACGAAccgcttgtttttttaattgtagACAGTGAGATCATTTGGGGATAAAGTCGCGATCACGAGCGGGGAAAACAAATCATCATTTAGTGTTGAAGTTTAAGGAGCTTTTAAATTACCATCTAATTTACATCATGTAATGCTTCGTGGTATTCAAACTAAAGACAGAATGGTGAAAAAACGTTACATTATTTAGAGGGACAAAACAGCGTGGACCCCGAGGCGGTATAAGAATGAATCAGCGTTTAGGGTGCAATAACAGATTCGCCACCTCAAGCGGTAACTGAAATTCGATTTTGAAGATAACAGAAACCCTTACACACCTAATCAATCGAAAATGGGGTAACGTGGACAATATCACTGCACGTGTGCTTGATCCAGATTGGAAAGCAGACCCGATAAAACCGACCCCGAAAGCGATGAATCGTTAGCGAGGAACCGCAATCAAGATTGTTCAACTGCGTTTAAACCTGAATATTTTCCGAAAAATAACAGTACAGGAAGCACTCACCGTATGTTTTGAGTCAGGATTGTCCAACGATGAGTGTGGCGTGAAAGGGCGTTTGGAACAAATGGTGACTTTCTTAGGCATAGTCAATTTAGGCAAGACTGATGACGCGGCAGCCGCTGCAGCCACTGACAAGCCGGCAGACGCCCATAATTGCGGATGATTATCGTTTGATTCTTGTTGACTGATGACAGCTGTCGTTGTGTTACGGTGATCCTCACATTGATCAGGTTCCCTGTTTTCAGTGAATTGGGTGGAAGaataaacatttgtttttttgcagattAATGTCAGCCTACGACAAAAAGGGCAATTTCGCTTACGGAATAGTAGACGAAAGAACATTGGGTTGATCAACACACGAGGTTAACGAGGACTGAAACGCCGATTTATCCCCTAGACTATCGGTTAGCTCTTCTCCAGCCACCACAGGACAAGTTGATTGAACGACTGGTTGCTTACTGCGACCACTTCGATCGGAAAACTTGAACTAATCGATCGTAAACAACCACGAGTAAGTCAGTtgggagaacaaaaaaaaataatgggtCAGGGCAAAACACATACTAAAATGGCAGTAGAACGTGTGAACgaaaagcgaaaagaaaaagtatacaaaaattgaattcatGGTCGTTATGAAAATGACTTACCTTGAGGAGGCTGAGGAAACCAAACGATTTGTGACGGTTGGTGGCCAACGCATTGCCGGTTGATAGCCGAGAATCACTtccgtcatcatcatcgtgaTGTTTGCTGGTTGATTTTCGTTTCCTCATGAGGGGTGGTGTCAGGAAAGCTCGCATGGGTGACGATTTGTGAGCGCTCGATTGCTGGCCAACTGACTTGAGTGTGCTGACTGAAGGTGACAACGAACTGGACAGATCGCCGTGTAGAGCTGCCTTTTCCGATGGCAACGTCGCTTCGAAATTAGAAGCTGATTTGCTAGCGGCATTTTCATGGAAATCAATCAGAGTCAATTCAAGGGCTGATAGTGATTGGCTTAGGCGTTCACGACGGCGACACGCTTCCGGCTCTGGAAGAAGTATACCGTGTAAGTTATAAATTATTGACACGAACTGCGAACATCCTCGTTAATCAACTGGTTCAGGAAcatacttttcttttccctttttatactaaatgcaaatgaagcgataaaaaataagaaaaacagaagCCATTTGCACAGCACGGTACCTACGTCATTACTAGTCTGCCGCTGGCTGTTTGATTGCAAGTTACCCACGTTGGGTTGTACCGTTTgcccttgattttttttttcctttctagtTAGAACTAAATATCAACCGGGAGTTTCATGTGCAAGTGAGGGAAAGAGACTGAATTGACGTGAATCAGTGCGACGTTGATGATCCAATCAATAGTTTTTAACCAAGTAGTTGACAAAAGCTCGATGCGTGATGGCTGAAGGCACAAAGGACGCATTCGTCTTGCAATCGCGTGTTTCGTTCATCGTTTCCTTTGCCCTTAAGAATCGGAGAAAAACGATGCTGTGACGTGTGATTGAGAGCGTTAATCTTCTTTGGCCCGACGATTCGAGATATTCTTGGCTATACATtaaaagtatttatttttttcttagttacGTCCATaggaaatcctttttttttcaccatcgCTCGCGAtagttcttatttttccttttaaaaaaaaaaaaaaatcttgaccTTCTTCTAATCCTGTTTCCGACGACAAAACTGACGCATCCGCATTCCGATCGTTGTCGCCGATAACGTCCCTTTCAAATCGAAACAAGGACAGAGTTTAGGAAACACATAAAAG
Encoded proteins:
- the LOC130703829 gene encoding multiple C2 and transmembrane domain-containing protein-like, with the protein product MGEPEACRRRERLSQSLSALELTLIDFHENAASKSASNFEATLPSEKAALHGDLSSSLSPSVSTLKSVGQQSSAHKSSPMRAFLTPPLMRKRKSTSKHHDDDDGSDSRLSTGNALATNRHKSFGFLSLLKFKFSDRSGRSKQPVVQSTCPVVAGEELTDSLGDKSAFQSSLTSCVDQPNVLSSTIPEPDQCEDHRNTTTAVISQQESNDNHPQLWASAGLSVAAAAAASSVLPKLTMPKKVTICSKRPFTPHSSLDNPDSKHTMVSPMPAMSVSSLPPLLSLQQSGSIQPVGPFRLHVILKQGRNLAAKDSCGTSDPYVKFKLGNKVIHRSKTVYRDLNPIWEEDFYAHLDDLNTPLHIRVFDYDWGLQDDFLGAATFDLNQLELNKVNLYSLDLFADDTDGRQGIIDLSIGLYPKISEDDGDQRSPPKIGDQSKKLKVQIWSSIVNILIIEGRHLTDKDGELLCKPYLRLRLANEKYKTKSVTRSSNTSVTWLEQFDFHLYEDQSHFLEINLHEKEWKGSLGRDESIARAVLDLGSIEGERTHSLNCEFQHGGSGILSLLITISGTTASETISDLSTHQLAEHSKEAEIIQKRYSLWKTLHNLRDVGHLSVKVFRATGLASADIGGKSDPFCVLQLVNSRLQTQTEYKTLNPSWNKIFTFNVKDINSVLQVTVYDEDRDHRFEFLGAVVIPLLRVANGQKRWYALKDRKLRARAKGNNPQILLELNVVWNEIRATIQTLQPKEKKYIEPEVKFNRHTFVRNVIRVKAVVMDIIEIGKYIESIWEWESNTRSCVGFAVFLVVTWHFEPYVIPLMLLLFFLRNFLIRSFTHAYLSEYHESDYASGDEDDDDVDEKNKEERKSLKEKLQSIQEATLTVQNSIGYLASLFESVKNTFNFSVPFLSYLAILLLIASCVLLYAVPLRYLILCWGINKFTRKLLRPHSIPNNEAIDFLSRVPDDEQLADYRELRLDLPADNGDKTNRKVTKKK